In the genome of Sphingomonas naphthae, one region contains:
- a CDS encoding TonB-dependent receptor, with the protein MDVSAGTLGRMLPILAAQTGISVGFTDPTLLMLPTRRLRGRYQAGEALARLVRGLPVRVVRIDAVTWRIEPAPRGKSPPPHRPAPPPPAPAEPALALDIVITASKRPAIERTYPGSAFVIGGADLSAVHAGQGTAAVLARLPSLSSTHLGPGRNKLFIRGVADSSFNGPTQATVGQYLGEIRLNYNAPDPDIELYDVRAIEVLEGPQGTLYGAGSLGGIMRIVPEPVRMSDWSGKASAGLSLASRGQGGGDLAGMVNAPILPGTIGLRGMAFHTVAGGYIDDVGRGLRNVNRTQSDGGRAALRIEPGNDWSVELNGAIQNIATADGQYAQRPLPKLERSNVIAQPFDNDFLLAGVTIEKSWGDLKLLSANGAVRHKVESIYDFSPDAAHPTAFVQDNRIALFTSENRLSRHRPDGTGWLVGVNVVHDQEKLTRALGALPDPPRIQGVSNAATQGALFAEGTLALRRNLLATVGGRVEVSRLVGEALDQQPIGEIDAKRTEVTVLPSLALQWTLSGRATAYARYQEGFRAGGLSQTIAANASIARFTGDSLALYEIGARLGRPGAGRFDASASLSYVRWETIQADLVDMGGLPYTANIGNGRIFSAEARGAWRPVRRLSIDGAIAFNDSRLTTPAAGFEAEEASDLPNIARLSGRMGLAYSLPLASRWALSGAANLRYIGRSRLGVGPELDLRQGGYFETNAGVRLVRGRLGLSIDMDNMLNSTASRFALGNPFDVAKGLQVVPQRPRTLRIGVDVDF; encoded by the coding sequence GTGGACGTGAGCGCGGGTACGCTTGGGCGGATGCTGCCGATCCTGGCGGCGCAGACGGGCATTTCGGTCGGCTTCACCGATCCGACATTGCTGATGCTGCCCACCCGCCGGCTGCGTGGCCGCTATCAGGCGGGCGAGGCGCTGGCGCGGCTGGTGCGGGGCCTGCCGGTGCGCGTGGTGCGGATCGATGCCGTCACGTGGCGCATCGAGCCGGCGCCGCGCGGCAAATCCCCGCCGCCGCATCGCCCCGCCCCGCCCCCGCCAGCGCCCGCCGAGCCGGCCCTTGCGCTGGATATCGTCATCACCGCCAGCAAGCGCCCGGCGATCGAGCGGACCTATCCCGGCAGCGCCTTCGTCATCGGCGGCGCGGACCTGTCGGCGGTGCACGCGGGACAGGGCACCGCCGCCGTCCTCGCCCGCCTGCCGAGCCTGTCCTCGACCCACCTCGGCCCCGGCCGCAACAAATTGTTCATTCGCGGCGTGGCCGATTCCAGCTTCAACGGGCCGACGCAGGCGACCGTGGGCCAGTATCTCGGCGAGATCCGCCTCAACTACAACGCGCCCGACCCGGATATCGAACTCTACGACGTGCGCGCGATCGAGGTGCTGGAGGGGCCGCAGGGCACGCTTTACGGCGCGGGGTCGCTCGGCGGGATCATGCGCATCGTGCCCGAGCCGGTGCGCATGAGCGACTGGTCGGGCAAGGCGTCGGCCGGGCTGTCGCTGGCGTCGCGCGGACAGGGCGGCGGCGATCTGGCGGGCATGGTCAACGCACCGATCCTGCCCGGCACGATCGGCCTGCGCGGGATGGCGTTCCACACGGTGGCGGGCGGTTATATCGACGATGTCGGGCGCGGGCTGCGCAACGTGAACCGCACCCAATCGGATGGCGGCCGCGCCGCGCTGCGCATCGAGCCGGGGAACGACTGGTCGGTCGAACTGAACGGCGCGATCCAGAATATCGCCACCGCCGACGGGCAATATGCCCAGCGCCCGCTGCCCAAGCTCGAACGATCGAACGTGATCGCGCAGCCGTTCGACAATGATTTCCTGCTCGCCGGCGTCACGATCGAGAAGAGCTGGGGCGACCTGAAACTGCTCTCCGCCAACGGGGCGGTGCGGCACAAGGTGGAATCGATCTACGATTTCTCGCCCGACGCCGCCCACCCGACCGCCTTCGTGCAGGACAACCGGATCGCGCTCTTCACCAGCGAGAACCGCCTGAGCCGCCATCGGCCGGACGGCACCGGCTGGCTCGTCGGCGTCAACGTCGTCCACGATCAGGAAAAGCTGACCCGCGCGCTCGGCGCCTTGCCCGATCCGCCGCGCATTCAGGGCGTGTCCAACGCAGCGACCCAAGGCGCGCTGTTCGCCGAGGGCACACTCGCGCTGCGCCGCAACCTGCTCGCGACGGTCGGTGGGCGGGTCGAGGTGTCGCGGCTCGTCGGCGAGGCGCTCGACCAGCAGCCGATCGGCGAGATCGACGCCAAGCGGACGGAGGTGACCGTCCTGCCCTCGCTCGCGCTGCAATGGACGCTCTCCGGCCGCGCCACCGCCTACGCCCGCTATCAGGAGGGCTTCCGCGCCGGCGGCCTCTCCCAGACGATCGCCGCCAACGCCAGCATCGCCCGCTTCACCGGCGACAGCCTGGCGCTCTACGAAATCGGTGCCCGGCTGGGGCGGCCCGGCGCCGGGCGCTTCGATGCGAGCGCCAGCCTGTCCTATGTGCGGTGGGAAACGATCCAGGCCGATCTGGTCGACATGGGCGGCCTGCCCTACACCGCCAACATCGGCAACGGCCGCATCTTTTCGGCCGAGGCGCGCGGGGCGTGGCGGCCGGTGCGGCGGCTGTCGATCGACGGCGCGATCGCGTTCAACGACAGCCGCCTCACCACCCCGGCCGCCGGTTTCGAGGCGGAAGAAGCGTCCGATCTGCCGAACATCGCCCGGCTGAGCGGGCGTATGGGCCTGGCCTATTCGCTGCCGCTGGCCTCGCGCTGGGCGCTGAGCGGTGCCGCCAACCTGCGCTATATCGGGCGCTCCCGCCTGGGTGTCGGCCCCGAACTGGATCTGCGTCAGGGTGGCTATTTCGAGACCAATGCCGGCGTGCGGCTGGTGCGCGGCCGGCTTGGCCTGTCGATCGACATGGACAATATGCTGAACTCCACGGCGAGCCGCTTCGCACTCGGCAACCCCTTCGATGTCGCCAAGGGGCTGCAAGTGGTGCCGCAGCGACCGCGCACCCTCAGGATCGGCGTGGATGTCGATTTCTGA
- a CDS encoding glycosyltransferase — protein MSISEPRARSIALVLHDFPAGGTERIAIRLANHWAAAGRAVTILCGHAAGPALALVDPAVAIVPVDPPIPRSPTSRWRLGRALATMMPPGRFDILVAPGNFHLPVMLALRRAARHPLPPLLLKISNPVAPASGFAPLDRLAAMAARLAFRRIDHLVAMSPTLAEEAGRALGRRDITALAEPILPDAVPPPAPRPARRTLLVAGRLVPQKNVALAIDAFAALRRKDIDLVIVGDGAQRAMLEARAAASPAAGRIRFAGHVPDIAPFLAQATALLSPSRYEGYPAALIEALAAGVPVVTTRSSPAIDDMLRHPSFGRIATANAAALAEAIEATLAAGPVDPVAAAALLSHHRARVAAGHWLAHLDGIVAAAR, from the coding sequence ATGTCGATTTCTGAGCCACGGGCGCGATCGATCGCGCTCGTCCTGCATGATTTTCCGGCGGGCGGCACCGAACGGATCGCCATCCGCCTCGCCAATCACTGGGCCGCCGCCGGGCGCGCGGTGACGATCCTGTGCGGCCATGCCGCCGGCCCGGCGCTGGCGCTGGTCGATCCCGCCGTCGCGATCGTGCCGGTCGATCCCCCGATCCCGCGTAGCCCCACCTCGCGCTGGCGGCTGGGGCGCGCACTGGCGACGATGATGCCGCCCGGCCGCTTCGATATCCTCGTCGCCCCCGGCAATTTCCATCTGCCCGTGATGCTCGCGTTGCGCCGGGCGGCGCGCCACCCGCTCCCGCCGCTGCTCCTGAAGATCAGCAACCCCGTCGCGCCCGCGAGCGGCTTCGCACCGCTCGATCGGCTGGCCGCGATGGCCGCCCGGCTCGCCTTTCGCCGGATCGACCACCTCGTCGCCATGTCGCCGACCTTGGCCGAGGAGGCCGGCCGCGCTCTGGGCCGACGGGATATCACGGCACTGGCCGAACCGATCCTGCCGGATGCTGTGCCCCCGCCGGCGCCACGGCCCGCACGGCGAACCCTGCTCGTCGCCGGCCGCCTCGTCCCCCAGAAGAACGTCGCGCTCGCGATCGACGCCTTCGCCGCCCTCCGCCGCAAGGATATCGACCTCGTCATCGTCGGCGACGGCGCGCAACGGGCCATGCTCGAAGCGCGGGCCGCCGCATCCCCCGCCGCCGGCCGCATCCGCTTCGCCGGCCATGTGCCGGACATCGCGCCCTTCCTCGCGCAGGCCACCGCCCTCCTCTCGCCATCGCGCTACGAAGGCTATCCCGCCGCGCTGATCGAAGCGCTGGCCGCCGGCGTGCCGGTCGTCACGACCCGGTCAAGCCCCGCGATCGACGACATGCTCCGTCACCCCAGCTTCGGCCGGATCGCGACGGCGAACGCCGCCGCCTTGGCCGAAGCGATCGAAGCCACCCTGGCCGCCGGCCCCGTCGATCCGGTCGCCGCTGCCGCCCTGCTGTCGCACCATCGCGCGCGGGTCGCCGCCGGCCATTGGCTGGCCCATCTCGACGGCATCGTCGCCGCCGCGCGCTAG
- a CDS encoding RNA polymerase sigma factor, producing the protein MADAENGDGASGLEAVLLAHRPMILRFLRARGAGGDAEDVLQDIWLKLGTARPAGPIADPLGYLLRMADNLMHDRHRASARRSKREASWIDAVGGGDAAPADHALAARETLSRADRALSDLGERTRSIFHRFRIDGVEQRQIAADDGISLSAVEKHLQKAYRALMRIREEA; encoded by the coding sequence ATGGCCGATGCGGAAAACGGGGATGGCGCGAGCGGCCTGGAGGCCGTGCTTCTCGCCCATCGCCCGATGATCCTGCGCTTCCTGCGCGCGCGCGGCGCTGGCGGCGATGCCGAGGATGTGTTGCAGGATATCTGGCTGAAGCTCGGCACCGCCCGCCCCGCCGGCCCGATCGCCGACCCCCTCGGCTATCTGCTGCGGATGGCCGACAATCTGATGCACGATCGCCACCGCGCCTCGGCGCGCCGATCGAAGCGGGAGGCGTCGTGGATCGATGCCGTGGGCGGTGGCGATGCCGCGCCGGCCGACCATGCCCTGGCCGCGCGCGAAACGCTGTCGCGCGCCGACCGGGCGCTGAGCGATCTGGGCGAACGCACCCGCTCGATCTTCCATCGGTTCCGGATCGACGGGGTCGAGCAGCGCCAGATCGCGGCGGACGACGGCATCAGCCTCAGCGCTGTCGAAAAGCATCTTCAGAAAGCCTATCGTGCCCTCATGCGCATTCGGGAGGAGGCATGA
- a CDS encoding FecR family protein — MTLPVPDDATLDAAALWVARSRDPAFADWAGLMAWLEAHPTHNAAYEAALDTHDAAGAVTGAVPTPRPLPAPRRSAWRRYAIGSLAAAIAVAVAVPSLMPADTTYRIATAPGQQVQRTLPDGTRIALNGGTTLTLDRSQPRWARLDRGEAVFAVVHDPLAPFEVATGQVVIRDVGTTFNIQRDARGLRVAVAEGEVLYDPAGVAVALNAGRSLRASDSSRLVEVSDVDAGAVGAWRSGRLLYRSADYATVAADIARSTGRPVFADPSTSGRRFTGGITLRGTPPAVLKRQLEALLGVKVVPSGGGWRLMANDGAAH, encoded by the coding sequence ATGACCCTGCCGGTTCCCGACGACGCCACGCTCGACGCCGCCGCTCTGTGGGTCGCGCGCAGCCGCGATCCGGCCTTCGCCGACTGGGCGGGCCTGATGGCATGGCTGGAGGCGCACCCGACGCACAATGCCGCCTATGAAGCGGCGCTGGACACGCATGACGCAGCGGGCGCGGTCACTGGCGCGGTTCCCACCCCACGCCCGTTGCCGGCGCCCCGCCGGTCCGCATGGCGGCGTTACGCCATCGGCAGCCTCGCGGCGGCGATCGCCGTCGCGGTGGCGGTGCCCTCCCTGATGCCGGCCGACACGACCTATCGCATCGCGACGGCGCCCGGCCAGCAGGTGCAACGCACCCTGCCCGACGGCACGCGCATCGCCCTCAACGGCGGCACGACGCTCACCCTCGATCGATCGCAACCGCGCTGGGCGCGGCTGGATCGCGGCGAGGCGGTGTTCGCGGTGGTCCACGATCCGCTTGCCCCGTTCGAGGTGGCGACGGGCCAGGTGGTGATCCGCGACGTCGGCACCACCTTCAACATCCAGCGCGACGCGCGCGGGCTGCGCGTGGCGGTAGCCGAGGGCGAGGTGCTGTACGATCCGGCCGGCGTGGCGGTCGCGCTCAACGCGGGCCGCTCGCTGCGCGCATCGGACAGCAGCCGCCTCGTCGAGGTGAGCGATGTCGATGCCGGGGCGGTCGGCGCGTGGCGATCGGGCCGGCTGCTCTATCGATCGGCCGATTATGCCACCGTCGCCGCCGACATCGCGCGATCGACCGGCCGGCCCGTCTTCGCCGATCCCTCCACGTCGGGCCGGCGCTTCACCGGCGGCATCACCCTGCGCGGCACCCCCCCCGCCGTCCTGAAGCGCCAGCTGGAGGCGCTGCTGGGCGTAAAGGTGGTGCCCTCCGGCGGGGGCTGGCGGCTGATGGCGAACGACGGGGCGGCCCATTAG